The following proteins are co-located in the Mesorhizobium sp. M1E.F.Ca.ET.045.02.1.1 genome:
- the zwf gene encoding glucose-6-phosphate dehydrogenase, whose translation MTSQIIPVDPFDFVIFGGTGDLSERKLLPSLYHRQRGQQFTEPTRIIGTSRAKMTDAEFQAFAKKAISEHVKQADVDAKELETFLARLSYVSADATTGTGFDKLKKAIGDSDRIRAFYLAVAPALFGDISHQLKEHRLITPNSRIVLEKPIGRDLTSARALNDAVGDDFHESQIFRIDHYLGKETVQNLMALRFANALYEPLWNSAHIDHVQITVAETVGLEDRVTYYDKAGALRDMVQNHILQLLCLVAMETPSSMDADAVRDEKLKVLRALKRINGNEAPKQTVRGQYRAGASAGGPVKGYVEELGKDSNTETFVAVKAEIGNWRWAGVPFYLRTGKRLATRVSEIVIEFKPIPYSIFGDSAGPIFPNQLVIRLQPDEGVKQYIMIKDPGPGGMRLRQISLDMSFAQSFQGRAPDAYERLIMDVVRGNQTLFMRRDEVEAAWKWIDPIQNAWESARQEAQGYTAGTWGPSASIALIERDGRTWHESN comes from the coding sequence ATGACCAGCCAGATCATCCCCGTCGACCCTTTCGACTTCGTCATCTTCGGCGGCACCGGCGACCTGTCGGAGCGCAAGCTTCTGCCCTCGCTCTACCACCGCCAGCGCGGCCAGCAATTCACGGAGCCGACGCGCATCATCGGCACGTCGCGCGCGAAAATGACCGACGCCGAGTTTCAGGCCTTCGCCAAGAAGGCGATTTCCGAGCACGTGAAGCAGGCCGACGTCGACGCCAAGGAGCTTGAGACCTTCCTGGCGCGCCTTTCCTACGTCTCGGCCGACGCGACCACCGGCACCGGTTTCGACAAGCTCAAGAAGGCGATCGGCGACAGCGACCGCATCCGCGCCTTCTATCTGGCGGTGGCGCCGGCGCTCTTCGGCGACATCTCGCACCAGCTCAAGGAGCACAGGCTGATCACGCCGAACTCGCGCATCGTGCTGGAGAAGCCGATCGGGCGCGATCTCACCTCGGCACGGGCGCTCAACGACGCAGTGGGCGATGATTTCCACGAAAGCCAGATCTTCCGCATCGATCACTATCTCGGCAAGGAAACGGTGCAGAACCTGATGGCGCTGCGCTTTGCCAATGCGCTCTACGAGCCGTTGTGGAATTCCGCCCATATCGACCATGTGCAGATCACGGTGGCCGAGACCGTGGGTCTCGAGGACCGCGTCACCTATTACGACAAGGCCGGCGCGCTGCGCGACATGGTGCAGAACCACATCCTGCAACTGCTTTGCCTGGTCGCCATGGAAACGCCGTCGTCGATGGACGCGGATGCCGTACGCGACGAGAAGCTGAAGGTGCTGAGGGCGCTCAAGCGCATCAACGGCAACGAGGCGCCGAAGCAAACCGTGCGCGGCCAGTATCGTGCCGGCGCTTCCGCCGGAGGGCCGGTCAAGGGCTATGTCGAGGAGCTCGGCAAGGACAGCAACACCGAGACCTTCGTCGCCGTAAAGGCCGAGATCGGCAACTGGCGCTGGGCCGGCGTTCCCTTCTATCTCAGGACCGGCAAGCGGCTGGCGACCCGCGTCTCGGAGATCGTCATCGAGTTCAAGCCGATTCCCTATTCCATCTTCGGCGACAGCGCCGGTCCGATCTTCCCCAACCAGCTGGTCATCCGCCTGCAGCCGGACGAAGGCGTCAAGCAGTATATCATGATCAAGGATCCGGGGCCGGGCGGCATGCGGCTGCGCCAGATCTCGCTGGACATGAGCTTCGCGCAGTCGTTCCAGGGCCGGGCGCCGGATGCCTATGAGCGGCTGATCATGGATGTGGTGCGCGGCAACCAGACGCTGTTCATGCGCCGCGACGAGGTCGAGGCGGCGTGGAAGTGGATCGACCCGATCCAGAACGCCTGGGAAAGCGCCAGGCAGGAAGCGCAGGGCTATACGGCCGGCACCTGGGGACCTTCGGCCTCCATCGCGCTCATCGAACGTGACGGACGGACATGGCACGAGAGCAACTGA
- a CDS encoding SDR family oxidoreductase — MRLENKVAIITGAASGFGEGMARRFAEEGARVVVADLNAKGAERVAGEIGDRAIWTQTDVSQRSEFDEMVYAAKSAFGRVDIMINNAGYTHRNGDMLGVDEETFDLITAINMKAIYHAALAVVPIMDRQGGGVILTTASTAGIRPRPGLTWYNASKGWAITATKSMAVELAPKNIRVNCLCPVAGETGMLEKFMGADTPEIREKFRASIPLGRFSTPLDIANAALWLASDEAAFITGVALEVDGGRCI, encoded by the coding sequence ATGCGTCTGGAAAACAAGGTTGCCATCATCACCGGCGCGGCGTCCGGCTTCGGCGAGGGCATGGCCAGGCGTTTCGCCGAAGAGGGCGCGCGCGTCGTCGTTGCCGACCTCAACGCCAAGGGGGCCGAGCGCGTCGCGGGAGAAATCGGCGACCGCGCGATCTGGACCCAGACCGACGTCTCGCAGCGCTCCGAATTCGACGAGATGGTCTATGCCGCAAAGAGCGCCTTCGGCCGCGTCGACATCATGATCAACAATGCCGGTTACACCCATCGCAATGGCGACATGCTGGGCGTCGACGAGGAAACCTTCGACCTGATCACCGCGATCAACATGAAGGCGATCTATCATGCGGCACTTGCCGTGGTGCCGATCATGGATCGGCAGGGCGGCGGCGTCATCCTGACCACGGCCTCGACCGCCGGCATCAGGCCGCGGCCCGGCCTTACCTGGTACAACGCGTCCAAGGGTTGGGCGATCACCGCCACCAAGTCGATGGCGGTCGAGCTGGCGCCGAAAAACATCCGCGTCAATTGCCTCTGCCCGGTTGCCGGCGAAACCGGCATGCTGGAGAAGTTCATGGGCGCCGACACGCCGGAGATTCGTGAGAAATTCCGTGCCTCGATTCCGCTCGGCCGGTTCTCGACGCCGCTCGACATCGCCAATGCGGCGCTGTGGCTGGCCTCCGATGAGGCCGCCTTCATCACCGGCGTGGCGCTGGAGGTGGACGGCGGGCGCTGCATCTGA
- a CDS encoding SH3 domain-containing protein, with protein MYEPFSFGAPERRRFAMQFGYDMRPSFWQSLQSNAHLVIAAVGTVALLGVAGVALWLALPANERQAIASAEQSVPPIPVKTTKIAPAAASAVSVAAAPQAAPKADAVSPVAATRKAAIPALASNSPRWTAPDAAGASDAAEAPPASSGQAAEKPATQDDKPAVAAFAESASENDASTALSEVAAPAPAAGQSADAKKPDDKMDGAQTAAIPEAKPQPPEAQSAATEDAALDTPKPQPVSAGANGRILRAVTMRSGPKKGASAIVTVPAKASVQVMGCKKWCEIVYNGKHGWVYKTYVRTGA; from the coding sequence GTGTATGAGCCCTTCAGTTTCGGCGCGCCGGAACGACGGCGCTTTGCAATGCAGTTCGGCTATGACATGCGGCCTTCGTTCTGGCAGAGCCTGCAGTCGAACGCGCATCTGGTGATCGCGGCCGTCGGTACCGTGGCGCTGCTCGGCGTGGCGGGGGTGGCGCTTTGGCTGGCCCTGCCAGCCAATGAACGGCAGGCGATCGCAAGCGCGGAGCAGAGCGTGCCCCCGATTCCGGTCAAGACGACGAAGATCGCTCCGGCCGCGGCGAGCGCTGTCAGTGTCGCCGCCGCGCCGCAAGCCGCGCCCAAGGCAGACGCGGTTTCGCCTGTCGCCGCCACGCGCAAAGCCGCCATCCCGGCGCTGGCATCGAACAGCCCGCGCTGGACTGCCCCGGATGCGGCGGGCGCGTCCGATGCGGCAGAAGCTCCGCCGGCCTCATCCGGGCAAGCCGCGGAGAAGCCGGCAACGCAGGACGACAAGCCAGCCGTTGCGGCCTTCGCCGAATCCGCGTCAGAAAATGATGCTTCGACCGCCTTGTCCGAGGTCGCGGCTCCCGCTCCGGCGGCTGGCCAGTCGGCGGATGCGAAAAAGCCCGACGACAAGATGGATGGCGCCCAGACCGCAGCCATACCGGAAGCAAAGCCGCAGCCTCCCGAGGCTCAGTCGGCGGCAACCGAGGACGCGGCTCTGGACACGCCGAAACCTCAGCCGGTCAGCGCTGGCGCCAATGGACGAATCCTGAGGGCAGTCACCATGCGCAGCGGCCCCAAGAAGGGCGCATCCGCTATCGTCACGGTGCCGGCCAAGGCGTCGGTGCAGGTGATGGGCTGCAAGAAATGGTGCGAGATCGTCTATAACGGCAAGCACGGCTGGGTCTACAAAACTTACGTCAGGACCGGCGCCTGA
- a CDS encoding FAD-binding oxidoreductase, which yields MPYQSPISPGRSWYEDTVGPRPEYPALDGDRTCDVVIIGGGFTGLSAAAHLAKAGTNVVLIEAHRLGDGASGRNGGQLGTGQRAWAEELEDEYGLSRAKALFDLAEEAKTHLLDFAAANRIEIDYMPGQLSVAHKKRYVDDYKRHAEIMASRFGYPHIAFMNAGETAERLGSARYFGGTRDTGTGHIHPLKLVIGTAKAAAAAGAHLFERTPSTGIAASGGKVRVTTPKGTISAEKCLIAVNAYGGNLEPVSAAHIMPIGSFIGATVPLGSSSNVLPGGESVDDSRFVVRYFRRSKDGRLLFGGREVYAVNDPKDIHIHIRRQIAELYPALKDVEITHGWGGYVGITMPRKPFAREVMPNVISVGGYSGHGVMLSNFFGKLYAETVAGNRDRLKLIEDLKIPAFPGGRRFRAPLLFLALNWFALRDRI from the coding sequence ATGCCCTACCAATCCCCCATCTCCCCCGGCCGTTCCTGGTATGAGGACACTGTCGGGCCGCGTCCCGAATATCCGGCGCTTGACGGCGATCGGACCTGCGATGTCGTCATCATCGGCGGCGGCTTTACGGGACTTTCGGCGGCGGCGCATCTGGCCAAGGCGGGCACGAATGTGGTGCTGATCGAGGCGCACCGCTTGGGCGATGGCGCGTCGGGGCGCAATGGCGGCCAGCTCGGCACCGGCCAGCGCGCCTGGGCGGAGGAACTCGAGGACGAATACGGTCTCTCCCGCGCCAAAGCGCTTTTCGATCTCGCGGAAGAGGCAAAGACGCATCTGCTGGACTTCGCGGCAGCCAACCGGATCGAGATCGACTACATGCCGGGTCAACTGTCGGTGGCGCATAAGAAGCGTTATGTCGACGACTACAAGCGCCATGCCGAGATCATGGCGAGCCGCTTCGGCTATCCGCACATCGCCTTCATGAATGCCGGCGAGACCGCGGAGCGGCTGGGCTCGGCGCGCTATTTCGGCGGCACGCGTGATACCGGGACCGGGCATATCCACCCGCTGAAACTGGTGATCGGCACGGCAAAAGCTGCGGCCGCGGCCGGCGCGCATCTGTTCGAGCGGACGCCCTCGACCGGCATCGCCGCCAGCGGAGGAAAGGTGAGGGTCACCACCCCGAAAGGCACGATATCAGCCGAGAAATGCCTGATCGCGGTCAACGCCTATGGCGGCAATCTCGAGCCTGTCAGCGCCGCCCACATCATGCCGATCGGCTCCTTCATCGGCGCCACCGTGCCGCTCGGATCGTCCTCCAATGTTCTACCGGGAGGCGAGTCGGTGGACGATTCCCGCTTCGTCGTGCGCTATTTCCGCAGGTCGAAGGACGGCAGGCTTTTGTTCGGCGGCCGCGAGGTCTACGCCGTCAACGATCCGAAGGACATCCATATCCACATCCGCCGGCAGATCGCCGAGCTCTATCCGGCGCTCAAGGATGTCGAGATCACCCATGGCTGGGGCGGCTATGTCGGCATCACCATGCCGAGAAAACCCTTCGCGCGCGAGGTGATGCCGAACGTGATTTCCGTAGGCGGCTATTCCGGACACGGCGTCATGCTGTCGAACTTCTTCGGCAAACTTTACGCAGAGACGGTCGCCGGCAACCGCGACAGGCTGAAACTGATCGAGGATCTGAAGATTCCCGCTTTCCCGGGGGGCCGTCGTTTTCGCGCGCCACTGCTGTTCCTGGCGCTCAACTGGTTCGCGTTACGCGACCGGATTTGA
- a CDS encoding glutamine synthetase family protein, whose amino-acid sequence MPPEKKEVRPSSRGGRARTPAFLKSERGVKNWKEASAWLEWRGIEDIECITPDQAGVARGKMMPSKKFTSNTSLALPSAVFMTTISGGYPEDGNGFHYPEDDGDLKLLPDLSTLTVVPWEEDPTAAVICDLVHQDGRSVEFTPRNVLKRVLAAYDERGLKPVVAPEIEFYLVRKNPDPDYPLTPPVGRSGRPIGGGAGYSIAGVNEFDELIDDIYHFSERQGLEIDTLIHEEGAGQLEINLRHGNPIELADQVFMFKRTIREAALKHEIYATFMAKPIQGQPGSAMHIHQSVLDKKTGRNIFSAEDGSETDAFFHFIGGMQKHVPNALVMFAPYVNSYRRLTQAASAPVNTKWGYDNRTTAFRVPRSDPAARRVENRIPSSDANPYLALAASLACGLIGMTKKEKASAPVLTTANEDEIDLPRSLLEAVDLFEGDKELGAILGKSFAATYAAIKRAEFETFMEVISPWEREYLLLNV is encoded by the coding sequence ATGCCGCCTGAAAAAAAGGAAGTCCGTCCGTCGAGCCGGGGGGGACGCGCCCGCACGCCTGCCTTCCTGAAAAGCGAACGCGGTGTGAAGAACTGGAAGGAGGCCAGCGCCTGGCTGGAATGGCGCGGCATCGAGGACATCGAATGCATCACGCCGGACCAGGCCGGCGTCGCCCGCGGCAAGATGATGCCGTCGAAGAAATTCACCTCCAACACATCGCTTGCGCTGCCTTCGGCCGTGTTCATGACGACGATCTCCGGCGGCTACCCGGAAGACGGCAACGGCTTCCACTATCCCGAGGATGACGGCGACCTGAAGCTTTTGCCCGACCTCTCGACGCTGACCGTGGTGCCCTGGGAGGAAGATCCGACCGCTGCCGTGATCTGCGATCTCGTCCATCAGGACGGCCGCTCCGTCGAATTCACGCCGCGCAACGTGCTGAAGCGCGTGCTGGCCGCCTATGACGAACGCGGCCTGAAGCCCGTGGTGGCGCCCGAGATCGAATTCTATCTGGTACGCAAGAACCCTGACCCGGACTACCCGCTGACGCCGCCCGTCGGCCGCTCCGGGCGGCCGATCGGCGGCGGCGCCGGCTATTCGATCGCCGGCGTCAACGAGTTCGACGAGTTGATCGACGACATCTACCATTTCTCCGAGCGGCAGGGCCTGGAGATCGACACGCTGATCCACGAGGAAGGCGCCGGCCAGCTCGAGATCAACCTGCGCCATGGCAATCCGATCGAGCTCGCCGACCAGGTCTTCATGTTCAAGCGCACGATCCGCGAGGCGGCGCTGAAGCATGAAATCTACGCCACATTCATGGCAAAGCCGATCCAGGGGCAGCCGGGTTCGGCAATGCACATCCACCAGTCGGTCCTCGACAAGAAGACTGGCCGTAACATCTTCTCGGCCGAAGACGGTTCCGAGACCGACGCGTTCTTCCATTTCATCGGCGGCATGCAGAAGCACGTGCCGAACGCGCTGGTGATGTTCGCGCCCTACGTCAATTCCTACCGCCGGCTGACGCAGGCGGCCTCCGCGCCCGTCAACACCAAATGGGGCTACGACAATCGCACGACGGCCTTCCGCGTGCCGCGATCCGACCCCGCGGCGCGGCGCGTCGAAAACCGCATCCCATCCTCCGACGCCAACCCCTATCTGGCGCTCGCCGCCTCGCTCGCCTGCGGGCTGATCGGCATGACGAAGAAGGAAAAGGCTTCGGCGCCGGTGCTGACCACGGCCAATGAGGACGAGATCGACCTGCCGCGCAGCCTGCTCGAAGCCGTCGACCTGTTCGAGGGCGACAAGGAGCTCGGCGCCATCCTCGGGAAATCCTTCGCCGCAACTTACGCGGCGATCAAGCGAGCCGAGTTCGAGACCTTCATGGAAGTGATCAGCCCGTGGGAGCGGGAATATCTGTTGCTGAATGTGTGA
- a CDS encoding HAD family hydrolase, with protein sequence MSALTTIGFDADDTLWQNEQFFRMTEKRFAALLAEHGDHEHIAARLLEAERRNLALYGFGIKGFTLSMIETAVEITGGEVPGLVIGEILAAGREMLSHPIEPLPHARETVERLAESYHLVLITKGDLFDQERKLAQSGMGDLFDAVEIVSDKSADTYARIFSRHGDGPQNSMMVGNSLKSDVVPAIEAGGWGIHVPHELTWAVEHAEAPVAAPRFRRIADLGELPTLVEAIVRAG encoded by the coding sequence ATGTCCGCTCTTACGACAATCGGCTTCGATGCCGACGACACGCTGTGGCAGAACGAGCAGTTCTTCCGCATGACCGAGAAGCGCTTTGCCGCCTTGCTGGCCGAGCACGGCGATCATGAGCACATCGCGGCAAGGCTGCTCGAGGCGGAAAGGCGCAACCTCGCCCTCTACGGCTTCGGCATCAAGGGCTTTACCTTGTCGATGATCGAGACAGCCGTCGAGATCACCGGTGGCGAGGTGCCTGGTTTGGTCATCGGCGAAATCCTGGCCGCCGGCCGCGAGATGCTCAGCCACCCGATCGAGCCGCTGCCGCATGCGCGCGAGACGGTCGAAAGGCTGGCGGAGTCCTACCATCTGGTGCTGATCACCAAGGGCGACCTCTTCGATCAGGAGCGCAAGCTGGCGCAGTCGGGAATGGGCGATCTCTTCGATGCGGTCGAGATCGTCAGCGACAAGAGCGCCGACACCTACGCCCGCATCTTCAGCCGCCATGGCGACGGTCCGCAGAACAGCATGATGGTCGGCAACTCGCTCAAGTCCGACGTGGTTCCCGCCATCGAGGCCGGCGGCTGGGGCATCCATGTGCCGCACGAATTGACCTGGGCGGTCGAACATGCGGAGGCGCCCGTCGCGGCGCCGCGTTTTCGCCGGATTGCCGATCTTGGCGAACTGCCGACCCTGGTCGAGGCCATCGTGAGGGCTGGCTGA
- a CDS encoding response regulator, with amino-acid sequence MCPANRDDPRKPIKPAERGAAGRPSADFSKVLVVGKSSINRVVVSKIVEKSGLKPISESPETAEKALASLVPGAVILDGGPDNKDCDGLLSGIDALRRASGKALPSVILLSTRNGTPDSLGLSNVVDVVVAKPITPERLQPVIDRMVGRG; translated from the coding sequence ATGTGTCCCGCCAATCGTGACGACCCTCGAAAACCAATAAAACCGGCGGAGCGCGGCGCGGCAGGCCGGCCATCCGCGGATTTCTCCAAGGTGCTTGTGGTCGGCAAATCGTCGATCAACCGGGTCGTGGTGTCGAAGATCGTGGAGAAGTCGGGGCTGAAGCCGATCTCGGAGTCACCCGAGACGGCCGAGAAAGCTCTGGCCAGCCTGGTCCCCGGCGCGGTGATCCTAGACGGCGGCCCCGACAACAAGGATTGCGACGGGCTGTTGTCCGGCATCGATGCGCTGCGGCGCGCCTCCGGCAAGGCGCTGCCTTCCGTGATCCTGCTCTCAACCAGGAATGGCACGCCGGACAGCCTTGGCCTGTCGAATGTGGTCGACGTGGTGGTCGCCAAGCCAATCACACCTGAAAGACTGCAACCTGTGATCGATCGGATGGTGGGCCGCGGCTAG